The following are from one region of the Primulina eburnea isolate SZY01 chromosome 17, ASM2296580v1, whole genome shotgun sequence genome:
- the LOC140818210 gene encoding nod factor hydrolase protein 1-like, giving the protein MAMMKKTCGFATFLMVLIMNSYSVNASSSSPQAIKGVYYPSWVSSNLSPSSINTKLFTHAYYAFLTPNNVTFKFDIEQTQEAPLLLNFTSTLHAKNPPVKTIFSVGGAAEGPVLFSRMVADSSSRSHFILSSIEVARKFGFDGVDLDWEFPQSPEDMENLSHLLDEWRGEVKKEAKATCREELLLSAAVYYSADTFLSGPQRSYPSGSISKNLDWINMMNYDYHGGWDPTLTGAQAALFDPKSNVSTSYGVESWIRSGVPLSKLIMGLPLYGRTWQLKDPRSYYIGAPAVDVGPGPDKTGVLTYSEIVKYNKDHKAKVVHDIETVSVYSVAETIWIGYDDTKTVAIKIGYARALGLRGYFFWAVNGDYKWKISKTASKLWSL; this is encoded by the exons ATGGCAATGATGAAGAAAACTTGCGGATTTGCAACATTTTTAATGGTTCTCATCATGAATTCGTATTCTGTCAATGCATCTTCTTCATCTCCTCAAGCAATCAAAGGTGTTTATTATCCTTCATGGGTTTCATCTAATCTCTCTCCATCTTCCATTAACACGAAGCTTTTCACTCACGCATACTACGCATTCCTCACACCAAACAATGTCACCTTCAAGTTCGACATAGAACAAACTCAAGAAGCTCCACTGCTTCTGAACTTCACATCAACTCTTCATGCAAAGAATCCACCAGTCAAGACAATTTTCTCGGTCGGAGGGGCAGCAGAAGGCCCAGTTTTATTCTCACGTATGGTGGCGGATTCGTCCTCTCGTTCGCATTTCATCCTTTCGAGCATAGAAGTAGCAAGAAAATTTGGATTCGATGGGGTTGATCTTGACTGGGAGTTTCCGCAGAGCCCCGAGGATATGGAAAACCTGTCGCATTTGCTAGATGAGTGGCGTGGGGAGGTCAAAAAGGAAGCGAAAGCCACCTGCAGGGAGGAGCTACTCCTCTCAGCCGCGGTGTATTATTCGGCTGATACGTTTCTTTCCGGCCCGCAAAGATCGTACCCTTCTGGTTCTATCAGCAAGAACCTGGACTGGATTAATATGATGAATTATGATTACCATGGTGGTTGGGACCCTACTCTAACTGGAGCTCAGGCAGCACTCTTCGACCCCAAAAGTAACGTGAGCACGAGTTACGGAGTTGAGTCATGGATCCGATCAGGTGTGCCACTGAGCAAGTTGATCATGGGTTTGCCCTTGTACGGTAGGACATGGCAGCTCAAGGACCCAAGATCATATTACATCGGTGCGCCAGCGGTTGACGTGGGACCGGGCCCGGATAAAACCGGAGTATTGACTTATTCCGAGATAGTAAAGTATAATAAGGATCACAAGGCTAAGGTAGTACATGACATTGAGACTGTGTCAGTATATTCTGTGGCAGAGACAATATGGATTGGATACGATGATACTAAAACAGTGGCCATAAAAATTGGTTATGCTCGAGCTCTTGGACTTCGAGGGTACTTCTTTTGGGCTGTTAATGGTGATTATAAATGGAAAATTTCGAAAACAG CGTCGAAGTTGTGGTCTCTATGA
- the LOC140817759 gene encoding protein INVOLVED IN DE NOVO 2-like: MRSSMEHGSGEESDGNDSEVEEYVEETYEELKNGKHQVKISDYEYTCPYCSNKKKRDYLYKELLQHASGIGKCNSAKRTARDKANHAALAKYLENDMGAHGPSEPAVEADALVDHDRDEMFVWPWIGIVVNIPTELKDGRYVGGSGSKLRDKLASKGFNPTRVRPLWNYLGHSGIALVEFVKGWQGFNNAMSFEKFYDANQHGKRNWLTKSETKADLYGWIARADDYNANNIVGENLRKIGDLGTVSDIMEEKARKTNKLVGNLTNVIEAKNMHLIEMESKFNETESSLSLLIMEKDKLHQSYNEEMKKIESSARDHFQKIFNDHEKLKMLLVNQKRELEFRGQELEKRETHNEHERKKLAEDLEKNAVQNCSLQAAAEKQRNFDEEVMILAEEQKKQKEDLHNRIILLEKQLDAKQAVELEIEQLRGKLNVIKHMAEEGDLEVLEEVDLLLKSLREKEGELEDFTALNQTLIVQERKSNDELQEARKELLNGLKDLSSNSHIGVKRMGELDSKPFHEAMKRKYSEAEADERATELCSLWEEYLRDPEWHPLKVVQINGKHQTVINEEDEKLVDLKANCGVKVYDAVISALFEINEYNPSGRYIISELWNYEEGRKATLKEGVTSLLKRWGYQKRARGMD; encoded by the exons ATGAGAAGTTCAATGGAGCACGGTTCTGGAGAAGAAAGTGATGGAAACGATTCTGAAGTGGAGGAGTATGTGGAGGAGACATATGAAGAGCTGAAGAATGGTAAGCACCAAGTTAAAATCTCTGATTACGAGTATACTTGCCCCTATTGTTCTAACAAGAAGAAGAGAGACTATCTGTATAAAGAACTCTTGCAACATGCAAGTGGGATTGGCAAGTGCAATTCAGCGAAAAGAACTGCTAGAGACAAGGCCAATCATGCTGCACTGGCAAAATACTTGGAAAATGACATGGGTGCGCATGGTCCTTCAGAGCCTGCTGTTGAGGCTGATGCCCTTGTAGATCATGACCGTGACGAGATGTTTGTCTGGCCATGGATTGGTATAGTTGTCAACATTCCTACTGAATTAAAGGACGGTCGTTATGTTGGAGGAAGCGGGTCTAAGTTGAGGGATAAGTTGGCAAGCAAAGGATTTAATCCGACTAGAGTGCGACCTTTGTGGAATTATTTAGGACATTCAGGAATCGCTCTTGTTGAATTTGTTAAAGGTTGGCAAGGGTTTAACAATGCCATGTCATTTGAGAAATTTTACGATGCTAATCAACATGGCAAAAGAAATTGGTTGACAAAAAGTGAAACGAAAGCTGATCTTTATGGATGGATTGCTAGGGCAGATGATTATAATGCTAATAACATTGTTGGAGAAAATCTTCGCAAGATTGGAGACCTCGGAACGGTTTCGGATATCATGGAAGAAAAAGCTCGAAAAACTAACAAGCTTGTAGGTAATTTAACAAATGTTATTGAGGCAAAGAACATGCACTTGATTGAGATGGAGAGTAAGTTCAATGAGACAGAAAGCTCTCTTAGCCTATTAATCATGGAAAAGGATAAACTTCATCAATCTTACAATGAAG AGATGAAAAAGATTGAATCAAGTGCAAGAGATCATTTCCAAAAGATATTCAATGACCATGAAAAGCTAAAGATGCTTTTGGTCAACCAAAAGAGAGAGCTTGAATTTCGGGGACAAGAACTGGAGAAACGTGAGACTCATAATGAACATGAGCGGAAAAAACTTGCGGAAGACCTTGAAAAG AATGCAGTGCAAAATTGCTCCCTTCAGGCTGCTGCTGAAAAGCAAAGAAATTTTGATGAAGAAGTAATGATTTTGGCTGAAGAACAGAAG AAACAAAAGGAGGACCTCCATAATAGAATAATTTTGCTGGAGAAACAACTGGATGCAAAGCAAGCTGTGGAGCTTGAAATCGAGCAATTAAGAGGTAAATTAAATGTCATAAAACACATGGCGGAGGAAGGTGATCTGGAAGTGCTAGAAGAAGTGGATTTGCTGCTCAAGTCCTTGAGGGAAAAGGAAGGAGAGCTCGAGGATTTTACAGCATTGAACCAAACTTTAATTGTGCAGGAGCGCAAGAGCAATGATGAACTACAAGAAGCGCGAAAAGAACTACTCAAC GGCTTGAAAGATTTATCATCAAACTCTCATATTGGTGTTAAGAGAATGGGGGAGCTTGACAGCAAACCATTTCATGAAGCCATGAAGAGAAAATACAGTGAAGCTGAGGCCGATGAGAGGGCCACAGAATTGTGCTCTCTCTGGGAGGAGTACCTTCGAGATCCTGAATGGCATCCTTTAAAGGTGGTTCAAATTAATGGAAAACATCAG ACAGTGATAAATGAAGAAGATGAAAAGCTAGTAGATCTTAAAGCAAATTGTGGTGTCAAAGTTTACGATGCTGTGATATCCGCTTTATTCGAGATAAACGAATACAACCCAAGCGGGAGATACATTATTTCTGAACTATGGAACTATGAAGAAGGTAGGAAAGCTACTTTGAAAGAAGGAGTCACCTCTTTATTGAAGCGATGGGGATACCAAAAGCGAGCAAGGGGAATGGATTGA